A region from the Muribaculum gordoncarteri genome encodes:
- a CDS encoding outer membrane beta-barrel protein, with protein MNTLNNIIKIFTVLVMMLPAHSVLSAQGQSDNKDKIGLMGKVYDRMTSHELPGAIVTLLRSDSSEVAQCKALSRTMYGSERIEEHSDFYLRVPKVNGDYILRVTHEGYDTLYVDYKLKNLGRRERERLVNGLYMSRHTTRKLGEITFTATKVKFYNRGDTLVYNADAFQLPEGSMLDALIKKLPGVEIRDNGQIYVNGKFVESLLLNGKDLFGSNKNLMLDNIGAYTVKTVEVYDKRGDRSEFLNRDLPGDIRYVMDVKLNKEYMAGTMLNVEGGIGTSDRYLGRVFAMRYTNNSRITLYGNVNNLNDSRKPGENNTWTPDKMPSGVRTERNGGIDYSADNPLHTWDVSGNVQVSHTSSNEDVTINRTNFLPGGNTYYYVYNTARNKNLAVSTSHRFYMRNLGKTVQFSVSPYFNYRKNDDLGDNVAATFDSEQQEIDKSLIEGIYESSAGSMRSAIVNRSIDRAKSNGTGYDTGLSFYSGLSIPGGPDYIEINGEAQMTRRRLDRFSSLGIDYGSGPESSQSLNRKFREQPVRDMRLKGKLSYFYFPVNGVSLQLDYDLEWKKSRKLSEMYRLEALSSVDGTRDEELESILDPGNSYVSDARDMIHRIVPTLVFQKKNTKAGNIWIQARFPVSMIHRTLDYRRGKIDTAIVSNTATVSTDLMNTFVQWKLRNPAHTLFLSIDFKPELPSLVDMVDMRDDIDPLNIYEGNSGLKNAYNQSYGLSWSYEKMFGGSKQFYNTLSFYYKPVANALTRGYRYDSATGVRTYKTYNVSGNRSIEANHNFFLYFGNRGQFVLSNILNGTWSNVGDYIGEDSEPMRQSVKNFFLNDRLGLQCQIGRQSITASIDLTRRNTSSSRAGFTPIHATNINYSLSGVFKLPCNFGLSTDLNLYTRRGYMDEMMNTTDFVWNAGVTYTAAKGALVFMLDGFDLLHQLNNVTYAVNAQGRTETYRNILPRYLLLHIQYRFNFMPKKAKSRL; from the coding sequence ATGAATACTTTAAACAATATCATCAAAATTTTTACAGTGCTGGTTATGATGCTGCCGGCACACTCGGTTTTGTCGGCTCAGGGACAATCGGACAATAAGGATAAAATCGGGCTTATGGGAAAAGTTTATGATCGCATGACCAGTCATGAGTTGCCCGGAGCAATAGTGACTCTGCTCAGAAGTGACAGCAGCGAGGTGGCTCAATGCAAGGCTTTATCAAGGACAATGTACGGCTCTGAGAGGATTGAGGAGCACTCCGATTTCTATCTGCGGGTGCCGAAAGTAAACGGCGATTACATACTGAGGGTGACTCATGAGGGATATGACACGCTCTATGTCGACTATAAACTGAAGAATCTCGGCCGTCGAGAGCGCGAAAGGTTGGTAAACGGCCTCTACATGAGCCGACACACAACCCGTAAACTCGGCGAAATCACGTTTACGGCCACTAAGGTGAAGTTTTACAATCGAGGCGACACGCTGGTCTATAATGCCGATGCATTTCAGCTTCCCGAGGGATCGATGCTTGACGCGCTTATAAAGAAGCTGCCCGGAGTCGAGATTCGTGACAACGGACAGATATATGTCAATGGAAAGTTTGTGGAGAGCCTGCTGCTTAACGGCAAAGACCTGTTTGGCTCCAACAAGAACCTGATGCTTGACAATATCGGAGCCTATACTGTGAAGACAGTCGAGGTCTACGACAAGCGTGGCGACAGGAGCGAATTTCTTAACCGTGACCTGCCGGGCGACATCAGATATGTGATGGATGTGAAGCTCAATAAAGAGTATATGGCGGGAACGATGCTCAACGTTGAGGGCGGTATAGGGACTTCCGACCGTTATCTTGGACGAGTATTTGCCATGCGCTACACCAATAATTCACGCATAACCCTTTACGGCAATGTGAACAATCTTAACGACAGCCGCAAGCCGGGCGAGAACAACACGTGGACTCCCGACAAGATGCCCTCGGGTGTACGCACCGAGCGTAACGGTGGTATTGACTATAGTGCCGACAATCCGTTGCACACGTGGGATGTGTCGGGCAACGTTCAGGTGTCGCATACATCGTCAAACGAGGATGTCACGATAAACCGCACCAACTTCCTGCCCGGAGGCAATACCTACTATTACGTTTACAACACGGCCCGCAACAAGAACCTTGCCGTGTCGACATCTCACCGATTCTACATGCGCAATCTCGGCAAGACGGTTCAGTTCAGCGTGTCGCCCTACTTCAATTATCGCAAGAACGACGATCTCGGCGATAATGTGGCCGCGACATTTGACTCCGAGCAGCAGGAGATCGACAAGTCGTTGATTGAAGGGATATATGAAAGCTCGGCAGGCTCAATGCGCTCGGCAATCGTAAACCGCAGCATCGACAGGGCCAAGAGCAACGGCACGGGCTACGATACGGGATTGAGCTTCTACTCGGGATTGAGCATACCCGGAGGCCCCGATTACATAGAGATAAACGGCGAGGCCCAGATGACACGCCGCCGGCTTGACCGGTTTTCAAGCCTCGGCATTGACTACGGCTCCGGCCCCGAGTCGTCGCAGAGCCTCAACCGTAAGTTTCGCGAGCAACCTGTACGTGACATGAGATTGAAAGGCAAGCTTTCATACTTCTATTTCCCGGTCAACGGAGTTTCGCTGCAGCTTGACTATGACCTTGAGTGGAAGAAATCGCGCAAGCTTTCGGAGATGTATCGCCTTGAGGCTCTCAGCTCGGTTGACGGAACCCGCGACGAGGAGCTGGAGTCGATACTTGACCCCGGCAACAGTTACGTAAGCGATGCCCGTGACATGATTCACCGCATAGTGCCCACGTTAGTGTTTCAAAAGAAGAACACCAAGGCCGGCAATATATGGATTCAGGCGCGTTTCCCCGTGTCGATGATACACCGCACACTCGATTACCGACGCGGAAAAATAGACACCGCTATTGTGAGCAACACGGCCACGGTGTCGACCGATCTTATGAATACATTTGTGCAGTGGAAGCTGCGTAATCCGGCCCACACTCTATTCCTGTCAATCGATTTCAAGCCTGAACTTCCATCGCTTGTCGACATGGTAGACATGCGCGACGACATCGACCCGCTCAACATTTATGAAGGGAATTCAGGGCTGAAGAATGCCTATAATCAGTCGTACGGCTTGTCATGGAGTTACGAAAAAATGTTTGGCGGAAGCAAGCAATTTTACAACACATTGTCGTTCTACTATAAGCCTGTAGCCAATGCGCTGACAAGAGGTTACCGATATGACAGTGCGACGGGAGTGCGCACCTATAAGACCTATAACGTGAGCGGCAACCGCAGCATTGAGGCAAATCACAACTTTTTCCTGTACTTCGGAAACAGGGGCCAGTTTGTGTTGTCAAACATACTGAACGGTACATGGAGCAATGTAGGCGACTATATAGGCGAGGATTCGGAGCCGATGCGTCAGTCGGTCAAGAATTTCTTCCTGAACGACAGGCTGGGACTGCAATGTCAGATAGGACGACAGTCCATCACGGCTTCGATTGACCTGACCCGCAGAAACACAAGCTCGTCACGTGCCGGATTCACACCGATACACGCCACCAACATCAACTACTCGCTCAGCGGAGTGTTCAAGCTGCCATGCAACTTCGGATTGTCGACCGACTTGAACCTCTACACCCGCCGAGGCTACATGGACGAGATGATGAACACCACCGACTTTGTGTGGAACGCAGGCGTGACATACACGGCAGCCAAGGGTGCGCTCGTGTTCATGCTCGACGGATTTGACCTTCTGCACCAGCTGAACAATGTGACATACGCCGTAAACGCGCAGGGCCGCACCGAAACCTATCGCAACATCCTGCCGCGCTACCTGTTGCTGCATATTCAGTACCGATTCAACTTCATGCCCAAGAAAGCTAAGAGTCGGCTCTAA
- a CDS encoding tyrosine-type recombinase/integrase: MSQWKEICKIRLKRYVKGSLAYVSVEALKCLLDYVPVDTRKGRRDLAMLTLMYQTGARVQEIIDLTPASIRLSKPFTVELLGKGSKKRIVPIDGNSMELVSCYIKENNLDDCAKRVFPLFFNCWGERLSAAGVAYILEKYYSMAKKEHEDLFPDKISPHVLRHSKAMHLLQSGVNLVYIRDILGHASIKTTEIYARADSKYKREALEKAYVDVCNVHTECEWEKDDKLKQFLKSLA; this comes from the coding sequence ATGTCCCAATGGAAAGAAATATGTAAAATCAGGCTGAAGAGATATGTGAAAGGCTCGTTGGCATATGTGTCAGTGGAGGCATTGAAATGTCTTTTGGATTATGTGCCGGTAGATACCCGAAAAGGGAGAAGGGACTTGGCAATGCTGACTTTAATGTACCAAACAGGGGCGCGTGTTCAAGAAATAATCGACTTGACTCCAGCATCAATTAGGCTGTCAAAGCCATTCACCGTCGAACTTCTCGGAAAAGGTTCCAAAAAACGAATAGTCCCGATTGATGGGAATTCGATGGAACTTGTGAGTTGCTATATCAAAGAAAATAATCTTGATGATTGTGCCAAACGTGTTTTCCCTTTGTTCTTTAATTGTTGGGGCGAGAGGTTGTCAGCAGCCGGAGTTGCATATATTCTTGAAAAATATTATTCTATGGCAAAAAAGGAACATGAAGATTTGTTCCCAGACAAGATAAGCCCTCATGTATTGCGCCATTCAAAAGCGATGCATTTACTGCAATCAGGCGTAAACTTGGTATATATAAGGGATATCCTTGGTCATGCATCTATTAAGACTACAGAAATATATGCAAGAGCGGATTCCAAGTATAAACGAGAGGCATTAGAAAAAGCCTACGTTGATGTGTGTAACGTCCATACGGAATGTGAATGGGAAAAAGATGATAAACTCAAACAGTTTCTCAAAAGTTTGGCATAG
- a CDS encoding tyrosine-type recombinase/integrase, translating to MDSNRVFNSVLAAYLKGYIAEKESLCQSTESSYWCLHEFDKYLIEIGHAGLNISKRTYDGWLEWASINRKRSTIHCKVLILTSFMKYMCSMGNDCYVPPPHKNHASDFVPYIFSDEEIGRIFEASDNLALAYYTGHNTVLFSMPALVRFLYSTGVRISEALAIRNKDVNFDKRQILIEGLKNKMQRLAPINQSLEKVLKQYLQYRNMLPVPGIDEPEGFMFVSGLGRQIKRNTVSKWFKKIILAADIPYNGQQEGPRIHDLRHTACVHAMSRLVSKGYDIYCALPMLARYMGHKNPTSTESYVRLTQSMYPDVLLAIP from the coding sequence ATGGATAGCAATAGAGTTTTCAACAGTGTCCTCGCCGCATACCTGAAAGGATACATAGCGGAGAAGGAGTCCCTATGCCAAAGCACAGAATCGTCTTATTGGTGCCTGCATGAATTTGACAAGTATCTAATTGAAATTGGACATGCCGGTCTCAACATATCCAAGCGTACATATGATGGATGGCTTGAATGGGCATCTATAAATCGAAAAAGATCCACGATACACTGCAAGGTTCTAATCCTCACATCCTTTATGAAATATATGTGCTCAATGGGTAATGATTGCTACGTTCCTCCACCGCATAAAAACCACGCATCGGATTTTGTTCCGTATATATTCTCAGATGAAGAAATAGGGCGTATATTTGAAGCCAGTGACAATCTGGCTCTTGCATATTATACCGGACACAACACTGTGCTTTTCTCAATGCCCGCTTTAGTCCGGTTCCTATATAGCACGGGCGTCAGAATATCAGAGGCTCTTGCTATAAGAAACAAAGATGTAAATTTTGACAAGAGACAGATTTTAATTGAAGGCCTCAAAAATAAAATGCAACGTCTGGCGCCAATCAACCAGTCTCTTGAGAAAGTGCTTAAACAATATCTTCAATATAGAAACATGTTACCGGTTCCCGGAATTGATGAGCCGGAGGGTTTTATGTTTGTTTCAGGATTAGGACGGCAAATCAAAAGGAATACAGTTTCAAAATGGTTCAAAAAAATCATATTGGCTGCCGATATACCCTATAATGGTCAACAGGAAGGACCAAGAATCCATGATTTGCGTCATACGGCCTGCGTTCATGCGATGTCCCGTCTTGTGTCAAAGGGCTACGATATATATTGCGCTCTTCCGATGCTTGCAAGATATATGGGACATAAAAATCCCACAAGTACCGAGTCTTATGTCAGATTGACACAAAGCATGTATCCGGATGTATTGCTGGCGATTCCTTGA
- a CDS encoding tyrosine-type recombinase/integrase — MENTIIPTDSLIEVCEKAVETFQLATDVKSRFMRGIRVLSRHLQQDGVLNYKPEEGERYIVEIFEQNLSKYRKMQIIPAIRAVNAYLNGEATYTIPKAQRYVHKSYRFPGDIGTVAEQFINERTDEKHLSLNTVRQYKRVLSKFAVLMELRHRTLWDLSEADIVAFIGSTHNSDFDRLSILRFFMSYLYDNKITTTDLSHPLIGKSRRRPTKLPSYYEAHEIASIENAICKSGKKGLRDYAMILLASRLGLRSSDILDLKLSDIDWDANVLRIMQHKTRAPIELPLIPIVGNAIASYLRYGRPKSTLKNVFLTCNFPVRPLMEGTFREIVVEYMRRAGVGYDGKHHGPHSLRHSLASRMLKNGVAMPVISEALGHQSTDTTMSYLAIDNESLLLCANDVVLVKESFYTQKDKYFYG, encoded by the coding sequence ATGGAAAACACGATTATTCCCACTGATAGTTTGATAGAGGTTTGTGAAAAGGCTGTTGAGACCTTTCAATTGGCGACTGATGTCAAAAGTCGGTTTATGAGAGGGATTAGAGTGCTAAGCAGGCATTTACAGCAGGACGGTGTGTTAAATTATAAACCGGAAGAAGGAGAACGGTATATAGTTGAGATATTTGAACAAAACCTGTCTAAATACAGAAAGATGCAGATAATACCTGCAATCCGGGCTGTCAATGCCTATCTTAATGGTGAGGCGACCTATACGATTCCAAAGGCGCAACGCTATGTTCATAAATCCTATCGTTTTCCCGGAGATATTGGTACTGTTGCAGAACAGTTCATAAACGAACGCACAGACGAAAAACATCTAAGCCTGAATACTGTTCGACAATATAAAAGAGTCCTCAGCAAATTTGCGGTTCTTATGGAGCTAAGGCATAGAACGCTGTGGGATTTATCCGAAGCAGACATTGTCGCGTTCATTGGTTCGACCCACAACAGTGATTTCGACAGGCTTTCTATACTTCGGTTCTTTATGTCTTATTTATACGACAACAAGATTACAACCACAGATTTGAGCCATCCGTTGATTGGGAAATCGAGAAGAAGGCCGACAAAATTACCTTCATACTATGAAGCGCACGAAATAGCCTCCATAGAAAATGCCATATGCAAGAGCGGCAAGAAAGGACTCAGAGACTATGCCATGATACTGTTGGCATCCAGACTTGGATTGCGCAGCTCGGATATATTAGATCTTAAATTATCTGATATAGACTGGGATGCCAATGTTTTACGGATAATGCAGCATAAAACGAGAGCCCCGATTGAGTTGCCCCTGATTCCAATTGTAGGGAATGCTATAGCATCATATCTAAGATACGGGCGACCAAAATCAACCCTTAAAAATGTTTTCCTTACCTGTAATTTCCCCGTAAGACCTCTTATGGAAGGTACATTCCGTGAAATCGTGGTGGAATATATGCGTAGGGCCGGTGTGGGATATGATGGCAAACATCACGGCCCCCATAGTCTTCGCCACAGTCTTGCATCACGGATGTTAAAAAATGGGGTGGCGATGCCTGTAATTTCAGAAGCCCTCGGACACCAGTCCACAGACACCACCATGTCCTATCTCGCAATTGATAATGAATCATTGCTTCTCTGTGCAAATGACGTGGTATTGGTCAAAGAAAGTTTTTACACACAAAAGGACAAGTATTTTTATGGATAG
- a CDS encoding MFS transporter produces MTTNVKQYLNDKWYVRWGALILVASMMFFAYMFVDVMSPLQSLIETQRGWSPDAFGYYAGAEYILNVFGFLILAGIILDKMGVRFTGTLSASIMVVGACIKLYAISDWFQGTALDHWLSSWWVSMPGSAKLAAFGFLIFGCGCEMAGITVSKAIAKWFNGKEMAFAMGAEMAIARIGVFAIFSISPRLADWMGKDDPTVVVPVAFCTALLCIGLICFIIFTFIDRAFDKQLDAAKLPDAPAEEEFKLSDVKNIFSSKLFWIVAMLCVLYYSAIFPFQRYAANMLQCNLGIDATTASDIFRWFPIGAAALTPLLGIYLDVKGKGATMLIVSAVLMIMCHCTFALLLPAFPSKALAFSAIIVLGISFSLVPAALWPSVPKIMDERFLGSAYSLIFWVQNIGLCLFPILIGKVLTASNPGVDNPMEYNYTNPMLLFASLGVLALFFGIWLKVLDSKKHYGLEKPNIVSNTEEKVFESEGETFE; encoded by the coding sequence ATGACAACGAACGTAAAACAATACCTTAACGACAAGTGGTATGTAAGATGGGGTGCGTTGATACTTGTGGCATCGATGATGTTCTTTGCCTACATGTTTGTGGATGTAATGTCGCCCCTTCAGTCTTTGATTGAAACTCAGCGCGGATGGTCGCCCGATGCATTCGGATACTATGCCGGCGCCGAGTATATTCTCAATGTGTTCGGCTTCCTGATATTGGCCGGTATAATTCTTGACAAGATGGGCGTGAGGTTCACCGGAACGCTGTCGGCCTCGATAATGGTAGTGGGAGCCTGTATAAAGCTCTATGCGATAAGCGACTGGTTTCAGGGCACCGCACTCGACCACTGGTTGAGCTCTTGGTGGGTCAGCATGCCCGGCAGCGCGAAGCTTGCCGCATTCGGCTTCCTGATATTCGGTTGCGGCTGTGAAATGGCCGGAATCACCGTGTCGAAGGCCATTGCCAAGTGGTTTAACGGCAAGGAGATGGCATTTGCCATGGGTGCCGAGATGGCCATAGCGCGTATCGGCGTGTTTGCCATCTTCTCTATTTCGCCCCGTCTTGCCGACTGGATGGGCAAGGACGATCCCACAGTCGTAGTGCCTGTGGCATTCTGTACGGCTCTGTTGTGCATCGGACTCATCTGCTTCATCATCTTCACATTTATCGACCGTGCATTTGACAAGCAGCTTGACGCCGCCAAGTTGCCCGATGCTCCCGCCGAAGAGGAGTTCAAGCTCAGTGATGTAAAGAACATCTTCAGCAGCAAGCTCTTCTGGATTGTCGCCATGCTCTGCGTGCTCTACTATTCGGCTATATTCCCGTTCCAGCGTTACGCCGCCAACATGCTTCAGTGCAACCTCGGCATCGACGCCACCACGGCTTCCGACATATTCCGCTGGTTCCCCATCGGAGCTGCTGCCCTGACTCCGCTTCTGGGTATATACCTTGATGTAAAGGGCAAGGGTGCAACGATGCTTATCGTGAGTGCCGTGCTTATGATTATGTGTCACTGCACATTTGCATTGCTGCTTCCCGCATTCCCGAGTAAGGCATTGGCATTCAGCGCCATCATCGTGCTTGGCATATCGTTCTCGCTTGTTCCCGCCGCATTGTGGCCTTCGGTGCCCAAGATTATGGACGAGCGATTCCTGGGCAGTGCCTATTCACTGATATTCTGGGTTCAGAACATAGGCTTGTGCCTGTTCCCCATCCTCATCGGTAAGGTGCTCACCGCATCCAACCCCGGTGTCGACAACCCGATGGAGTACAACTACACCAATCCGATGCTCCTCTTTGCTTCGCTTGGAGTGCTTGCGTTGTTCTTCGGTATATGGCTCAAGGTGCTTGACAGCAAAAAGCACTACGGCCTCGAGAAGCCCAACATCGTATCCAACACCGAGGAGAAGGTATTTGAATCGGAGGGAGAAACATTTGAATAA
- a CDS encoding AI-2E family transporter — translation MYSRQPFTFDRVVRMIISCLVIFAVLWLIYTLRGVLLPFFVACLVAYIFEPFVQFNRQLLHLKGRVIAIFVTLFEATFLFIALCYLLVPMIVSEMEHMAHLLRQYSETRIDTPFLPESVHEIIKKYIDFDYLSQLLGREDRMKMFESVISSTWSIVTSGISLIIGVLSWFIVFLYVIFIMLDYERLSKSFHRMVPPAYRKTVFRIGNDIQRSMNHYFRGQALISFCVGVLFCVGFLIIGMPLAVILGMFIGLLNMVPYLQLISLVPTTLLCLVCSVDSGIDFWVIFWECMAVYCIVQCIQDLFLTPKIMGKAMGLNPAIILLSLSVWGSLLGFLGLIIALPLTTLLLAYYDEYLTVVSHRAEKHDKPDKKTAT, via the coding sequence ATGTATTCACGCCAACCGTTTACCTTTGACCGTGTAGTGCGCATGATTATCTCATGCCTGGTGATATTTGCCGTGCTGTGGCTCATATATACGCTGCGTGGCGTATTGCTGCCCTTTTTCGTGGCCTGCCTCGTCGCCTACATCTTTGAGCCTTTCGTCCAGTTCAACCGCCAGCTGCTTCATCTGAAAGGCAGAGTCATAGCCATATTTGTAACCCTCTTTGAGGCTACATTCCTTTTCATTGCGTTATGTTATCTGCTCGTGCCCATGATTGTGTCGGAGATGGAACACATGGCCCATCTCCTGCGTCAATACTCCGAAACGCGCATCGACACCCCGTTTCTACCCGAAAGCGTACATGAGATAATAAAGAAGTACATCGACTTCGACTATCTGTCGCAACTGCTTGGCCGTGAGGATCGCATGAAGATGTTTGAAAGCGTCATCAGCTCCACCTGGTCGATTGTCACAAGCGGCATCAGCCTCATCATAGGCGTGCTGAGCTGGTTTATCGTCTTCCTCTATGTCATCTTCATCATGCTCGACTACGAGCGTCTTTCCAAAAGCTTCCACCGAATGGTGCCCCCGGCCTACCGCAAGACGGTGTTCCGCATCGGCAACGACATCCAGCGCTCGATGAACCACTATTTCCGCGGTCAGGCACTCATATCGTTCTGCGTGGGAGTGCTCTTCTGCGTGGGCTTCCTCATCATCGGAATGCCGCTCGCCGTAATACTCGGAATGTTCATAGGACTGCTCAACATGGTTCCCTACCTGCAGTTGATATCACTCGTCCCCACCACCCTGCTGTGCCTCGTATGTTCGGTCGATTCCGGCATCGACTTCTGGGTCATATTCTGGGAGTGCATGGCCGTTTACTGCATCGTGCAGTGCATTCAGGACTTGTTTCTTACACCCAAGATCATGGGTAAGGCAATGGGACTGAACCCAGCGATAATCCTGCTCTCGCTATCGGTGTGGGGCTCGCTGCTCGGATTCCTCGGACTCATCATAGCTCTGCCGCTCACAACCCTGCTGCTCGCTTACTACGACGAATATCTCACGGTAGTATCCCACCGGGCTGAAAAGCACGACAAGCCCGACAAAAAAACTGCCACTTAA
- the mltG gene encoding endolytic transglycosylase MltG yields MSKKSIIWLSIVAAVAAIAIVGVTVFVGYTRGYDGESEQWVYVGSNASPDDVSRELKQRLGDTGAKADKIMRLSGKEAVNGAYLIEPGMSAIDIARKISRGAQTPIKLTFNNIRTLDQLASRVGERLELDSLQFMKACDEVLPGAGFTKPTYIAAFLPDTYEFYWTASPESVVKRLLDYRNRFWNDERRAKAKSLGLTPVQAATVASIAEEETNNAEERGVVARLYMNRLNRGMLLQADPTVKYAVGDFGLRRITGAHLAVASPYNTYKNPGLPPGPIRMPSARTLDALLKSKPHNYIYMCAKEDFSGLHNFASDFATHQKNAARYRKELDRRKIR; encoded by the coding sequence ATGAGTAAGAAGAGTATAATATGGTTATCGATAGTCGCGGCGGTGGCGGCGATTGCGATTGTGGGCGTGACCGTTTTTGTCGGATATACACGCGGTTACGACGGCGAGTCGGAGCAGTGGGTGTATGTGGGCAGCAATGCGTCGCCCGACGATGTGTCACGTGAACTTAAGCAGCGTCTTGGCGACACGGGTGCCAAGGCCGACAAGATAATGCGGCTTTCGGGCAAGGAGGCTGTAAACGGTGCTTATCTTATCGAACCGGGTATGTCGGCCATCGACATAGCACGGAAGATTTCGCGCGGCGCACAAACTCCGATTAAACTTACATTCAACAATATACGCACTCTCGACCAACTCGCGTCGAGGGTGGGCGAGAGGCTTGAACTCGACTCGCTGCAGTTTATGAAGGCGTGTGACGAGGTGCTTCCCGGTGCGGGATTCACCAAGCCTACCTATATAGCCGCGTTTCTGCCCGATACATACGAATTTTACTGGACGGCAAGTCCTGAAAGCGTGGTGAAGCGACTGCTTGACTACCGCAATCGATTCTGGAACGACGAGCGGAGGGCTAAGGCGAAGTCGCTCGGACTGACACCGGTGCAGGCGGCTACAGTGGCTTCAATCGCCGAGGAGGAAACCAATAACGCCGAGGAGCGAGGCGTGGTGGCGCGGCTCTATATGAACCGATTGAACCGTGGCATGCTGCTTCAGGCCGACCCGACGGTGAAATATGCGGTGGGCGATTTCGGGCTGCGTCGCATCACGGGTGCTCACCTCGCGGTGGCATCGCCCTATAATACCTATAAGAATCCGGGACTTCCTCCGGGACCCATCAGGATGCCGTCGGCGCGTACTCTCGACGCATTGCTCAAGTCGAAGCCTCACAACTACATATACATGTGTGCCAAGGAGGATTTCTCGGGACTGCACAATTTTGCAAGCGACTTTGCAACGCATCAGAAGAATGCGGCGAGATACCGAAAGGAACTGGATAGACGAAAAATCCGTTAA